A stretch of DNA from Planococcus antarcticus DSM 14505:
AATCAAGAATTTTTGTTCGACTTCTTCCATGTTCCATTGTGCGATTTCTTCACGCACACTGTCTTTTGTGCCATAACCTTTCACAAATCCATTTAGTCGAGCAGCAAAAGTTGAGTCTGTCAGCAATTCTCTGTCCGGATAAAGTTCTGCCAACTGCTCCAATGCCTTGGGATATCTTTTCAAGTAGTATTTTTGATGACGTTCTTCAGCTGCAGTGAACCCGCTAAAGGGTGTAATTTCTGTTTCAATTGTTTCGCCCAATTTCGCTTCCATTTCTTTTTTGATAGCCTCAACCGTCTGGTGCTGCTGCTCTGTATGGTAATGCCATAACGAAATATACTGTCTCCCTTTATAATTATCGCGATTTGGGTAATGGTTCTGCCAGAACTCCCTAAGCACATCTGTGTAACTGATTACCAGTGGGTCGAATTCAATTTGGACTGTTTCCGTGTGGTCACCCATTTGCCGGTAAGTGGGATTCAGCTCCGTTCCACCTGCGAAACCGACACGGGTTCTTACTACTCCAGGCATGCCTCCGAATCGCGCCTCCGGTCCCCAGAAGCAACCCATCCCAAAAGTGGCAAGTTCCAATCGTCTGTCACTTTGATGGAGACCTTCTTCAATTTGCTTAATAGTCATTTGCTGAAACTCCACCTTCATCATTCCTCCTTCTTTGCCCATCGATTTCGTTGCAATTACTATACAATTTGCTGTTATTTCCTTAGAATTAATGTAACAAGACTACTCAGAAAATGCATGACTCAGATTTTTCGTTTGGCAAATCTACAACAAAAGAAAGTGGGTGTATGTAATGAAGAGTCGAAGAAAAGAAATCATTTCCTACTTCAAGAGGATGGACCGCAGTTTTTTCATGGACTCCAATAAAGACTTGGCCGTATTTGACCAGGCCTTGCCGATTGGATTTGAACAA
This window harbors:
- the msrA gene encoding peptide-methionine (S)-S-oxide reductase MsrA, which translates into the protein MTIKQIEEGLHQSDRRLELATFGMGCFWGPEARFGGMPGVVRTRVGFAGGTELNPTYRQMGDHTETVQIEFDPLVISYTDVLREFWQNHYPNRDNYKGRQYISLWHYHTEQQHQTVEAIKKEMEAKLGETIETEITPFSGFTAAEERHQKYYLKRYPKALEQLAELYPDRELLTDSTFAARLNGFVKGYGTKDSVREEIAQWNMEEVEQKFLIKLFSKMKW